In Deinococcus cellulosilyticus NBRC 106333 = KACC 11606, one DNA window encodes the following:
- a CDS encoding DUF4268 domain-containing protein, with translation MTLATLGRLKKVELRTVWEREDTGFTMWLSRPENLELLSQTLDLDLQYEAHEQNVGPYRADIVCTDDDGNKVLIENQLEVTDHTHLGQLLTYAGTLNTVTIIWIAARFTDEHRAALDWLNNNTGPNINFFGLEIEVWQIGNSAPAPKFNVVSQPNNWTKRMVGSRGSEITATKQLQFDYWTAMREHFLQQNAVLRPQKPLPQHWMNFAAGRSHFHYFAYANIRDKCIGLGLVISGPDRWAHYYQLLSQKEAIEAEAQMQFEWRALETKKESQVLLEHPSFNPADQGSWAAQHQWLMGTAALFQRIFSERIRQLRAADWAGNASEVLSEAPAEV, from the coding sequence ATGACTTTGGCCACCCTTGGAAGACTGAAGAAAGTAGAACTCAGAACCGTCTGGGAAAGAGAAGACACAGGTTTTACCATGTGGCTTTCCAGACCGGAGAACCTGGAACTGCTCAGCCAGACACTGGATCTGGACTTGCAGTATGAAGCGCATGAGCAGAATGTCGGGCCTTACCGTGCAGACATCGTGTGCACAGATGACGATGGAAACAAGGTCCTGATTGAGAACCAGTTGGAAGTCACGGACCACACCCATTTGGGGCAGCTTTTGACTTATGCAGGGACCCTGAACACCGTCACCATCATCTGGATTGCTGCGCGTTTCACGGATGAGCACAGGGCCGCTCTGGACTGGCTGAACAACAACACGGGGCCGAACATCAACTTCTTTGGTCTGGAAATTGAGGTGTGGCAAATCGGGAATTCTGCCCCTGCGCCAAAGTTCAATGTGGTGTCTCAGCCGAACAATTGGACCAAGCGCATGGTGGGTTCTCGGGGAAGCGAGATCACCGCCACCAAGCAGCTTCAGTTTGATTACTGGACGGCCATGAGGGAACATTTCTTGCAGCAGAATGCTGTTTTGCGTCCCCAGAAGCCCTTGCCTCAGCACTGGATGAATTTCGCTGCTGGGCGCTCCCACTTCCATTACTTCGCTTACGCCAACATTCGGGACAAGTGCATTGGTCTGGGTCTGGTGATCAGTGGCCCGGACCGCTGGGCGCACTACTATCAATTGCTCAGCCAGAAAGAAGCCATCGAGGCAGAAGCACAAATGCAGTTTGAGTGGCGTGCTCTGGAAACCAAGAAGGAAAGTCAGGTTCTGCTGGAACACCCTTCTTTCAATCCAGCGGACCAGGGCAGCTGGGCTGCGCAGCATCAATGGCTGATGGGCACTGCGGCTTTGTTCCAGCGCATTTTTTCTGAGCGCATCCGTCAGCTGAGGGCCGCAGACTGGGCCGGGAATGCCAGTGAAGTGCTGAGTGAAGCCCCAGCGGAAGTTTGA
- a CDS encoding type I restriction endonuclease subunit R — MSINESIVELAAIEWFEALGYTFVPGETISPDSAHPERPSYGTVILEGRVKAALQRLNPQLPDITLTEAYNKLVRAQSQDTVTNNREFHRHLIEGIPVTYRDDAGQTRGAQAQIVDWENIEDADLLVVNQFTVIEKKHNRRPDLVVFLNGLPISVIELKNAVNEDTTIDEAYNQLQTYKKDIPSLFHFNELLIISDGLDARVGSLTADRERFMPWRTIAGEDLAPKSLPRLQVVIEGLFHRERLLDFLRYFIVFEDEAAQVNGVQVIRTVKKLAGYHQFHAVRTAVQSVVNASQNDGRGGVVWHTQGSGKSLTMVFFAGKVIQHPALQNPTLVVLTDRNDLDDQLYGTFARCQDNIRQSPQKAENRAQLRSLLSVASGGVVFTTIQKFSPENKGDEYPLLTDRRNIIVMADEAHRSQYGFEGRVSTTDTEAVIEYGYAKHMRDGIPNATFLGFTGTPVDANDRSTRAVFGDYISIYDIERAVDDGATVPIYYESRLAKLHLEDTVVDQVDEEVETITGDIDDQQALKAKRKWAQLEAMAGTPERLRLVALDLVNHYEERCQTLTGKAMIVCMSRRIAVDLYNEIIKLRPEWDSEDDEQGMLKVIMTGSAADPEAFRPHVRNKQRKERLANRFRDAKDPLKLVIVRDMWLTGFDVPSLHTMYIDKPMRGYGLMQAIARVNRVFKDKPGGLIVDYIGIATQLREAMIEYTQSGGKGNTSDDLSEAVEALKKYLEICQDYFFGFDYSKFVDGKPSERLTVLPAAQEFLLEKDRLATEEEARHNPELKKFRSPRKRFIDAVVGLSRAFALCGTDEYARSVVVEVAFFQAIKVALQKQLDAEREDQGKKTTTEVDHAIQQLVSKAIIADEVIDVFKAAGLKKPNIGVLSDEFLDEIKGMPYKNLAIETLRKLLEGEIRSRSRTNVVQSRQFSEMLKNALSSYHNRGLQTAEILQELLDMAKEFRESVNRGEQLGLTEDELAFYDALGVNDSAVKIMGDGQLKEIAQDIVKQIRQNITIDWTVKEMVRARMRTLVRRTLRKYGYPPDKQDGAITAILEQAERVAAQWV, encoded by the coding sequence ATGTCCATCAATGAATCCATCGTTGAACTTGCAGCCATCGAGTGGTTTGAAGCCCTCGGGTACACCTTCGTGCCTGGAGAGACCATCAGCCCGGACAGCGCACACCCTGAGCGTCCCAGTTACGGCACGGTCATTCTGGAGGGGCGTGTGAAGGCTGCCCTGCAGCGCCTCAATCCGCAGCTTCCAGACATCACTTTGACCGAGGCGTACAACAAGCTGGTTCGTGCCCAGTCGCAGGACACCGTCACCAACAACCGGGAGTTTCACCGACATCTGATCGAGGGGATTCCGGTCACGTACCGGGATGATGCAGGCCAGACCAGAGGGGCACAGGCACAAATTGTGGACTGGGAGAACATTGAGGATGCGGACCTGCTGGTGGTGAACCAGTTCACGGTGATTGAGAAGAAACACAACCGCAGGCCAGATCTGGTGGTGTTCCTCAATGGTCTGCCCATCTCGGTGATTGAACTCAAGAACGCCGTGAACGAGGACACCACCATTGATGAGGCGTACAACCAACTGCAAACCTACAAGAAGGACATCCCCTCGCTCTTTCACTTCAATGAGCTGCTGATCATCTCGGACGGTCTGGATGCCCGGGTGGGCAGCCTCACAGCGGACCGGGAACGTTTCATGCCCTGGCGGACCATTGCAGGGGAAGACCTGGCCCCCAAGAGCCTTCCCAGACTCCAGGTGGTGATCGAGGGACTGTTCCACAGGGAGCGCCTGCTGGACTTCCTGAGGTACTTCATTGTCTTTGAGGATGAGGCTGCTCAGGTGAATGGCGTGCAGGTCATCAGGACCGTGAAGAAGCTGGCCGGGTACCACCAGTTCCACGCGGTCCGCACGGCAGTACAGAGTGTGGTGAATGCCAGCCAGAACGATGGTCGCGGTGGGGTGGTGTGGCACACGCAAGGCTCCGGGAAAAGCCTCACCATGGTCTTCTTTGCCGGGAAGGTCATTCAACACCCGGCTTTGCAGAACCCTACACTGGTGGTCCTCACAGACCGCAATGACCTGGACGATCAGCTGTATGGAACCTTCGCACGCTGTCAGGACAACATCCGCCAGAGCCCCCAGAAGGCCGAGAACCGCGCACAACTGAGGAGCCTTCTGTCGGTGGCTTCGGGAGGGGTGGTCTTCACCACCATCCAGAAGTTCTCACCTGAGAACAAGGGGGATGAGTACCCCCTGCTGACCGACCGCCGAAACATCATCGTGATGGCCGACGAGGCCCACCGCAGCCAGTACGGCTTTGAGGGCCGGGTGTCCACCACAGACACTGAAGCCGTGATCGAGTACGGTTACGCCAAACACATGCGGGATGGCATTCCCAATGCGACTTTCCTGGGCTTCACGGGAACCCCCGTGGACGCCAATGACCGCAGCACAAGGGCCGTGTTCGGGGATTACATCAGCATTTACGACATCGAGCGGGCCGTGGACGATGGGGCCACTGTGCCCATCTACTACGAAAGCCGCCTGGCCAAACTTCACCTGGAAGACACCGTGGTGGATCAGGTGGATGAGGAAGTGGAAACCATCACCGGGGACATCGACGACCAGCAAGCCCTGAAGGCCAAGCGCAAGTGGGCTCAACTGGAAGCCATGGCAGGCACACCCGAGCGTTTGCGTCTGGTGGCCCTGGATCTGGTGAACCACTACGAGGAGCGCTGCCAGACCCTCACAGGCAAGGCCATGATCGTGTGCATGTCCCGCAGGATCGCCGTGGACCTCTACAACGAGATCATCAAGCTGCGCCCCGAGTGGGACAGTGAAGACGACGAGCAGGGCATGCTCAAGGTGATCATGACGGGCTCTGCCGCTGACCCCGAGGCTTTCCGTCCGCACGTCAGGAACAAGCAGCGCAAAGAGCGTCTGGCCAACCGCTTCAGGGACGCCAAAGACCCCCTGAAACTGGTGATTGTGCGTGACATGTGGCTCACAGGCTTTGATGTGCCTTCCCTCCACACCATGTACATCGACAAACCCATGCGCGGTTACGGACTGATGCAGGCCATCGCCCGGGTGAACCGGGTGTTCAAGGACAAACCCGGTGGCCTGATCGTGGATTACATCGGCATTGCCACCCAGCTTCGGGAAGCCATGATCGAATACACCCAGTCTGGAGGCAAAGGAAACACCAGCGACGATCTCTCCGAAGCCGTGGAAGCCCTCAAGAAGTACCTGGAGATCTGCCAGGATTACTTCTTCGGTTTCGATTACAGCAAGTTTGTGGATGGGAAGCCCTCAGAGCGCCTCACGGTGCTCCCTGCTGCTCAGGAATTCCTGCTGGAGAAAGACCGCCTCGCCACCGAAGAAGAGGCCAGACACAACCCGGAACTCAAGAAATTCCGCAGTCCCAGAAAACGCTTCATTGATGCCGTGGTGGGCCTCAGCCGGGCCTTTGCCCTGTGCGGCACAGACGAGTACGCCAGGAGTGTGGTGGTGGAAGTGGCCTTCTTCCAGGCCATCAAGGTGGCCCTACAGAAACAACTGGACGCTGAGCGGGAAGACCAGGGCAAGAAAACCACCACAGAAGTGGACCACGCCATTCAGCAGCTGGTTTCCAAGGCCATCATCGCGGATGAAGTGATTGATGTCTTCAAAGCTGCAGGCCTCAAAAAACCCAACATTGGGGTCCTCAGCGATGAATTCCTGGATGAGATCAAAGGGATGCCTTACAAGAACCTCGCCATCGAAACCCTGCGCAAACTCCTGGAAGGGGAAATCCGCAGCCGCTCCAGAACCAACGTCGTGCAGTCCCGGCAGTTCTCGGAGATGCTCAAGAACGCCCTCAGCAGTTACCACAACCGGGGCCTGCAAACCGCAGAGATCCTGCAAGAACTCCTCGACATGGCAAAAGAGTTCCGCGAGTCCGTGAACCGTGGAGAACAACTTGGCCTTACTGAGGATGAACTGGCCTTCTATGACGCTCTGGGCGTAAATGACAGCGCAGTGAAGATCATGGGGGATGGGCAGCTCAAAGAAATTGCGCAGGACATCGTAAAGCAGATCCGCCAGAACATCACCATCGACTGGACGGTCAAGGAGATGGTCCGGGCCCGAATGCGAACTCTGGTCAGGCGTACCCTCAGGAAGTACGGATACCCACCAGACAAGCAGGATGGGGCCATCACTGCGATTCTGGAGCAAGCAGAGCGGGTTGCTGCCCAGTGGGTTTGA